In Legionella lytica, one genomic interval encodes:
- a CDS encoding cyclic nucleotide-binding domain-containing protein, producing MYGILAHIPPMAYWAIASLLINFVQIGFLIRDMMPKYLSDELQSIKKIFFDSMQTSDFLRLIKLSHRGTACNEIVLEKNKPVKALMLITNGQVYIDLPDSILELGHYHFIGEMSYFSDGNASTTIHAREPVEYIYWNYSDLRRLQIKTPPLFMKMIEAMGKDIMLKMLNRNKETPRATPAN from the coding sequence TTGTATGGAATATTAGCTCACATTCCACCAATGGCTTATTGGGCAATTGCTTCGTTACTTATTAATTTCGTGCAAATTGGTTTTTTGATACGCGATATGATGCCTAAATATTTAAGTGATGAATTACAATCGATTAAAAAAATATTTTTCGACAGCATGCAAACCAGTGACTTCTTACGCTTGATTAAATTAAGCCATCGAGGCACGGCCTGTAATGAAATTGTGCTAGAAAAGAATAAACCAGTGAAGGCCTTAATGCTCATAACCAATGGTCAAGTTTACATTGATCTTCCTGATTCAATTCTAGAGCTGGGGCATTATCATTTTATTGGGGAAATGAGTTATTTTAGTGATGGCAACGCAAGCACTACAATTCATGCACGTGAACCGGTCGAATATATTTATTGGAATTACAGCGACTTGCGACGGTTACAAATTAAAACGCCCCCATTATTCATGAAAATGATCGAAGCTATGGGGAAAGACATTATGTTGAAAATGTTGAACCGCAATAAAGAAACGCCCAGAGCAACGCCAGCCAATTAA
- the trxB gene encoding thioredoxin-disulfide reductase: MSDSNHHRLIILGSGPAGYTAAVYAARANLNPVLITGMQPGGQLTTTTEVDNWPGDIEGLQGPALMERMQKHAERFDTKIIYDHIVSTDLSKRPFTLRGDSETYTCDALIIATGASARYLGLESESAYQGRGVSACATCDGFFFRNKAVCVIGGGNTAVEEALYLSNLASHVTLIHRRDSLRAEKILQDKLFEKARNGNIRIIWNSALDEVIGDGKKVTGAKIRHVRDDSTEQLDVDGVFIAIGHTPNTELFKEQLNMKDGYITIKSGLDGMATSTSVHGVFACGDVADHVYRQAITSAGFGCMAALDAEQYLDLEFE; this comes from the coding sequence CAGTATTAATTACCGGCATGCAACCAGGTGGACAATTGACCACCACTACGGAAGTAGACAACTGGCCTGGAGATATTGAAGGTCTACAAGGCCCTGCATTAATGGAGCGCATGCAAAAACATGCTGAGCGTTTTGATACAAAAATTATTTATGATCATATCGTCAGCACTGATTTATCTAAGAGACCGTTTACCTTACGTGGCGATAGCGAAACCTACACCTGTGATGCATTAATCATTGCAACTGGAGCATCTGCTCGCTACTTAGGTCTAGAATCCGAATCAGCATATCAAGGTCGTGGAGTTTCTGCCTGCGCAACGTGTGATGGATTCTTTTTCCGTAACAAAGCTGTTTGTGTTATCGGTGGTGGAAATACCGCAGTTGAAGAGGCTTTGTATTTGTCTAATCTAGCATCTCATGTCACCCTGATTCACCGACGTGACAGTTTGCGAGCAGAAAAAATTCTTCAAGACAAATTATTTGAAAAAGCGCGAAATGGTAATATCAGAATCATTTGGAACAGCGCCTTAGATGAAGTAATTGGCGATGGGAAAAAAGTTACTGGTGCAAAAATCCGTCATGTTCGTGATGATTCTACAGAGCAACTCGATGTTGATGGTGTGTTCATAGCTATCGGTCATACACCAAATACTGAGTTATTCAAAGAGCAACTTAATATGAAAGATGGTTACATCACTATTAAATCAGGGCTTGATGGTATGGCAACCAGTACTTCAGTGCACGGAGTCTTTGCTTGTGGTGATGTCGCTGATCACGTTTATCGCCAAGCAATTACTTCTGCGGGGTTTGGCTGTATGGCAGCACTTGATGCAGAGCAGTATTTGGATTTAGAGTTCGAATAA